From a single Brassica oleracea var. oleracea cultivar TO1000 chromosome C5, BOL, whole genome shotgun sequence genomic region:
- the LOC106343438 gene encoding transaldolase isoform X1 — MTLSLQSPPSAAALSASIQKGRWKTVTVGFSVAPPPSVNFTLRRSIPRIHASASSSSSPSSPSLGAGENNELDAVSAFSEIVPDTVVFDDFERFPPTAATVSSALLLGICGLPDTIFRNAVDMALADSTCAGLDTTESKLSCFFDKAIVNVGGDLVKLVPGRVSTEVDARLAYDTNAIIRKVHDLLRLYNEIDVPHDRLLFKIPATWQGIEAAKLLESEGIQTHLTFVYSFAQAAAAAQAGASVIQIFVGRLRDWARNHSGDTEIETAVKSGEDPGLALVRRSYNYIHKYGYKSKLMAAAVRNKQDLFSLLGVDYVIAPLKVLQSLKDSPAVPDDEKYSFVRKLTPETATHYNFTNKELIKWDQLSLVSAMGPASVELLSAGVEGYANQAKRVEELFGKIWPPPNV; from the exons ATGACACTCTCTCTGCAATCTCCGCCTTCTGCAGCAGCTCTCTCTGCTTCGATCCAA AAGGGACGATGGAAGACGGTCACCGTCGGATTCTCCGTTGCTCCTCCTCCCTCCGTTAACTTCACTCTCCGGCGATCGATTCCACGGATTCACGCTTCCGCTAGCTCCTCCTCCTCTCCATCTTCTCCGTCTCTCGGAGCTG GTGAGAACAATGAGCTAGATGCTGTATCAGCTTTTAGTGAAATTGTTCCTGATACAGTCGTTTTCGATGACTTTGAGAG GTTCCCACCAACTGCAGCTACTGTTAGCTCTGCTCTCCTCCTTGGCATCTGCGGTCTCCCCGACACAATCTTCCGG AATGCTGTGGACATGGCTTTGGCGGACTCTACCTGTGCGGGCCTTGATACCACTGAGTCCAAACTCTCTTGCTTTTTCGATAAG GCTATTGTGAATGTTGGTGGGGATCTTGTCAAACTCGTTCCAGGTCGTGTTTCGACTGAAGTGGATGCACGTCTTGCTTATGACACCAACGCCATTATCCGCAAG GTTCATGATCTGTTAAGACTCTACAATGAAATCGATGTACCTCACGACCGGCTGCTTTTCAAAATCCCTGCAACTTGGCAA GGTATTGAAGCTGCAAAGCTGCTGGAATCCGAGGGAATTCAAACGCACTTGACCTTCGTTTACAG CTTTGCTCAAGCAGCAGCAGCCGCTCAAGCAGGTGCATCTGTCATTCAGATTTTCGTTGGTCGCCTCAGG GACTGGGCGCGTAATCATTCAGGAGATACCGAGATTGAAACTGCGGTTAAATCCGGGGAAGATCCTGGTTTGGCCTTGGTCAGAAGATCATATAACTACATTCACAAGTATGGTTACAAGTCCAAGCTAATGGCTGCTGCAGTCAGAAACAAACAAGACTTGTTCAGTCTTCTCGG GGTTGATTATGTGATTGCGCCATTGAAGGTGCTGCAGTCTCTCAAAGACTCACCAGCCGTTCCTGACGATGAAAAATACTCGTTTGTTCGGAAACTTACTCCTGAGACCGCGACACACTACAACTTCACCAACAAAGAG CTGATAAAATGGGATCAGCTGAGCTTGGTTTCAGCTATGGGTCCTGCATCCGTGGAGCTTTTATCAGCTGGTGTGGAAGGTTACGCGAACCAGGCGAAACGCGTTGAAGAGCTCTTTGGGAAGATTTGGCCACCTCCAAATGTCTAA
- the LOC106343438 gene encoding transaldolase isoform X2 has product MTLSLQSPPSAAALSASIQKGRWKTVTVGFSVAPPPSVNFTLRRSIPRIHASASSSSSPSSPSLGAGENNELDAVSAFSEIVPDTVVFDDFERFPPTAATVSSALLLGICGLPDTIFRNAVDMALADSTCAGLDTTESKLSCFFDKAIVNVGGDLVKLVPGRVSTEVDARLAYDTNAIIRKVHDLLRLYNEIDVPHDRLLFKIPATWQGIEAAKLLESEGIQTHLTFVYSFAQAAAAAQAGASVIQIFVGRLRDWARNHSGDTEIETAVKSGEDPGLALVRRSYNYIHKYGYKSKLMAAAVRNKQDLFSLLGVDYVIAPLKVLQSLKDSPAVPDDEKYSFVRKLTPETATHYNFTNKELSLVSAMGPASVELLSAGVEGYANQAKRVEELFGKIWPPPNV; this is encoded by the exons ATGACACTCTCTCTGCAATCTCCGCCTTCTGCAGCAGCTCTCTCTGCTTCGATCCAA AAGGGACGATGGAAGACGGTCACCGTCGGATTCTCCGTTGCTCCTCCTCCCTCCGTTAACTTCACTCTCCGGCGATCGATTCCACGGATTCACGCTTCCGCTAGCTCCTCCTCCTCTCCATCTTCTCCGTCTCTCGGAGCTG GTGAGAACAATGAGCTAGATGCTGTATCAGCTTTTAGTGAAATTGTTCCTGATACAGTCGTTTTCGATGACTTTGAGAG GTTCCCACCAACTGCAGCTACTGTTAGCTCTGCTCTCCTCCTTGGCATCTGCGGTCTCCCCGACACAATCTTCCGG AATGCTGTGGACATGGCTTTGGCGGACTCTACCTGTGCGGGCCTTGATACCACTGAGTCCAAACTCTCTTGCTTTTTCGATAAG GCTATTGTGAATGTTGGTGGGGATCTTGTCAAACTCGTTCCAGGTCGTGTTTCGACTGAAGTGGATGCACGTCTTGCTTATGACACCAACGCCATTATCCGCAAG GTTCATGATCTGTTAAGACTCTACAATGAAATCGATGTACCTCACGACCGGCTGCTTTTCAAAATCCCTGCAACTTGGCAA GGTATTGAAGCTGCAAAGCTGCTGGAATCCGAGGGAATTCAAACGCACTTGACCTTCGTTTACAG CTTTGCTCAAGCAGCAGCAGCCGCTCAAGCAGGTGCATCTGTCATTCAGATTTTCGTTGGTCGCCTCAGG GACTGGGCGCGTAATCATTCAGGAGATACCGAGATTGAAACTGCGGTTAAATCCGGGGAAGATCCTGGTTTGGCCTTGGTCAGAAGATCATATAACTACATTCACAAGTATGGTTACAAGTCCAAGCTAATGGCTGCTGCAGTCAGAAACAAACAAGACTTGTTCAGTCTTCTCGG GGTTGATTATGTGATTGCGCCATTGAAGGTGCTGCAGTCTCTCAAAGACTCACCAGCCGTTCCTGACGATGAAAAATACTCGTTTGTTCGGAAACTTACTCCTGAGACCGCGACACACTACAACTTCACCAACAAAGAG CTGAGCTTGGTTTCAGCTATGGGTCCTGCATCCGTGGAGCTTTTATCAGCTGGTGTGGAAGGTTACGCGAACCAGGCGAAACGCGTTGAAGAGCTCTTTGGGAAGATTTGGCCACCTCCAAATGTCTAA
- the LOC106343813 gene encoding flavin-containing monooxygenase FMO GS-OX-like 2 isoform X1, whose protein sequence is MAHSNRDPTTSRHVAVIGAGAAGLVTARELRREGHSVVVLERGSQIGGVWTYTSQVEPDPLSLDPTRPVVHSSVYKSLRTNIPRECMGFTDFPFAARPHDGSRDPRRHPGHSEVLAYLRDFAKEFDVEEMIRFETEVVRAEPAADEENRGKWRVESRSSDGAADEIYDAVVVCNGHYTEPRHAHIAGIHSWPGKQIHSHNYRVPDPFKDQVLAQGSHHYTEACGLVKSLVSSLNSWMVFFLFPLQIVIVIGSSASGVDISRDIAKVAKEVHVSSKSTSPDTYEMLPGYDNLWLHPVIETARKDGSVVFQNGKTVYADTIMHCTGYKYYFPFLDTKGEVTVDDNRVEPLYKHVFPPALAPGLSFIGLPWQITPFPMFELQSKWVAAVLSGRVSLPSQGEMMEDTKAFYNKLEASGIPKRYTHLMPDDSQFEYDNWLADQCDYPRIEKWREEMFYIGFKRIYAQSATYRDNWDDDHLIVEAYDDFVKFMSSYPELLPLLKT, encoded by the exons ATGGCACATAGTAATCGCGATCCAACCACCTCTCGCCACGTGGCGGTAATTGGAGCCGGAGCCGCCGGGCTCGTGACTGCTCGTGAGCTACGTCGTGAAGGCCACTCAGTGGTCGTGTTAGAGCGCGGGAGCCAGATTGGAGGCGTGTGGACTTACACCTCTCAAGTGGAACCTGACCCGCTAAGCCTCGACCCAACCCGACCCGTAGTCCACTCGAGCGTTTACAAATCCCTACGCACCAACATCCCCCGAGAGTGCATGGGTTTCACCGACTTCCCTTTTGCGGCCCGACCACACGACGGGTCAAGGGATCCGAGAAGACATCCGGGTCACAGTGAGGTTCTTGCTTACCTGCGAGACTTTGCTAAGGAATTCGATGTAGAGGAGATGATAAGGTTCGAGACGGAGGTTGTTAGGGCGGAACCGGCGGCGGATGAGGAGAATAGAGGGAAGTGGAGGGTGGAGTCTAGAAGCTCCGATGGTGCTGCCGATGAGATATACGACGCCGTCGTGGTTTGTAACGGACACTATACAGAGCCACGTCATGCTCATATCGCTG GCATACATTCATGGCCAGGCAAGCAAATTCATAGTCATAATTACCGTGTTCCTGATCCATTCAAAGATCAGGTACTTGCACAAGGATCTCATCACTATACTGAAGCTTGTGGTCTCGTCAAATCATTGGTCTCCTCGCTCAACTCTTGGATGGTTTTCTTTTTATTTCCCTTGCAGATAGTAATAGTGATCGGAAGCTCAGCGAGTGGCGTTGATATAAGCAGAGATATAGCAAAAGTCGCTAAGGAAGTCCACGTCTCGTCTAAATCGACTTCACCAGATACCTACGAGATGCTTCCCGGTTACGACAATCTATGGCTTCACCCAGTG ATTGAAACTGCCCGCAAAGATGGTTCAGTGGTTTTCCAAAATGGAAAGACGGTTTACGCAGATACCATAATGCATTGTACCGG GTACAAGTATTACTTCCCGTTTCTTGACACAAAAGGCGAAGTGACGGTCGATGATAATCGCGTTGAACCGTTGTATAAGCATGTATTTCCTCCGGCTCTTGCCCCCGGACTTTCTTTCATCGGCTTACCATGGCAG ATCACTCCCTTTCCGATGTTTGAGCTTCAAAGCAAGTGGGTTGCAGCGGTTTTATCTGGAAGAGTATCTCTCCCATCGCAAGGCGAGATGATGGAAGACACCAAGGCTTTCTACAATAAGCTCGAAGCCTCGGGTATTCCCAAGCGATATACGCATTTGATGCCAGATGACTCCCAG TTTGAATACGATAATTGGCTTGCGGATCAATGTGACTATCCACGGATAGAGAAATGGAGAGAAGAAATGTTTTACATTGGCTTCAAGAGAATTTATGCACAATCCGCTACTTACAGGGATAATTGGGACGATGATCACCTCATCGTAGAAGCATACGATGATTTTGTTAAGTTTATGTCAAGCTATCCAGAACTTTTGCCGTTGTTGAAAACCTAA
- the LOC106343813 gene encoding flavin-containing monooxygenase FMO GS-OX-like 2 isoform X2: protein MAHSNRDPTTSRHVAVIGAGAAGLVTARELRREGHSVVVLERGSQIGGVWTYTSQVEPDPLSLDPTRPVVHSSVYKSLRTNIPRECMGFTDFPFAARPHDGSRDPRRHPGHSEVLAYLRDFAKEFDVEEMIRFETEVVRAEPAADEENRGKWRVESRSSDGAADEIYDAVVVCNGHYTEPRHAHIAGIHSWPGKQIHSHNYRVPDPFKDQIVIVIGSSASGVDISRDIAKVAKEVHVSSKSTSPDTYEMLPGYDNLWLHPVIETARKDGSVVFQNGKTVYADTIMHCTGYKYYFPFLDTKGEVTVDDNRVEPLYKHVFPPALAPGLSFIGLPWQITPFPMFELQSKWVAAVLSGRVSLPSQGEMMEDTKAFYNKLEASGIPKRYTHLMPDDSQFEYDNWLADQCDYPRIEKWREEMFYIGFKRIYAQSATYRDNWDDDHLIVEAYDDFVKFMSSYPELLPLLKT from the exons ATGGCACATAGTAATCGCGATCCAACCACCTCTCGCCACGTGGCGGTAATTGGAGCCGGAGCCGCCGGGCTCGTGACTGCTCGTGAGCTACGTCGTGAAGGCCACTCAGTGGTCGTGTTAGAGCGCGGGAGCCAGATTGGAGGCGTGTGGACTTACACCTCTCAAGTGGAACCTGACCCGCTAAGCCTCGACCCAACCCGACCCGTAGTCCACTCGAGCGTTTACAAATCCCTACGCACCAACATCCCCCGAGAGTGCATGGGTTTCACCGACTTCCCTTTTGCGGCCCGACCACACGACGGGTCAAGGGATCCGAGAAGACATCCGGGTCACAGTGAGGTTCTTGCTTACCTGCGAGACTTTGCTAAGGAATTCGATGTAGAGGAGATGATAAGGTTCGAGACGGAGGTTGTTAGGGCGGAACCGGCGGCGGATGAGGAGAATAGAGGGAAGTGGAGGGTGGAGTCTAGAAGCTCCGATGGTGCTGCCGATGAGATATACGACGCCGTCGTGGTTTGTAACGGACACTATACAGAGCCACGTCATGCTCATATCGCTG GCATACATTCATGGCCAGGCAAGCAAATTCATAGTCATAATTACCGTGTTCCTGATCCATTCAAAGATCAG ATAGTAATAGTGATCGGAAGCTCAGCGAGTGGCGTTGATATAAGCAGAGATATAGCAAAAGTCGCTAAGGAAGTCCACGTCTCGTCTAAATCGACTTCACCAGATACCTACGAGATGCTTCCCGGTTACGACAATCTATGGCTTCACCCAGTG ATTGAAACTGCCCGCAAAGATGGTTCAGTGGTTTTCCAAAATGGAAAGACGGTTTACGCAGATACCATAATGCATTGTACCGG GTACAAGTATTACTTCCCGTTTCTTGACACAAAAGGCGAAGTGACGGTCGATGATAATCGCGTTGAACCGTTGTATAAGCATGTATTTCCTCCGGCTCTTGCCCCCGGACTTTCTTTCATCGGCTTACCATGGCAG ATCACTCCCTTTCCGATGTTTGAGCTTCAAAGCAAGTGGGTTGCAGCGGTTTTATCTGGAAGAGTATCTCTCCCATCGCAAGGCGAGATGATGGAAGACACCAAGGCTTTCTACAATAAGCTCGAAGCCTCGGGTATTCCCAAGCGATATACGCATTTGATGCCAGATGACTCCCAG TTTGAATACGATAATTGGCTTGCGGATCAATGTGACTATCCACGGATAGAGAAATGGAGAGAAGAAATGTTTTACATTGGCTTCAAGAGAATTTATGCACAATCCGCTACTTACAGGGATAATTGGGACGATGATCACCTCATCGTAGAAGCATACGATGATTTTGTTAAGTTTATGTCAAGCTATCCAGAACTTTTGCCGTTGTTGAAAACCTAA
- the LOC106344343 gene encoding probable purine permease 8, whose translation ILNLHLVLNAFFSYILNLQKLTPFIVNYLFLIIISSTLLVINNESQGKEVSKGKYAIDFLCTAAASAGNGLFLSLMQLILRKVLKKNTLCVFIYMVFLSVSAIIWHVYLTAIVGLIPWSSSLFSNYITTVGQPIVPIL comes from the exons ATTCTCAACTTGCATTTGGTTTTGAACGCTTTCTTCTCATATATTCTCAACTTGCAGAAGTTGACTCCTTTCATAGTGAATTATCTGTTTCTCATCATCATTTCATCTACTCTTCTTGTGATCAACAATGAATCACAAGGCAAAGAAGTCTCTAAAGGGAAATATGCAATAGACTTCCTATGTACCGCAGCGGCTTCTGCTGGCAATGGACTGTTTCTATCTCTCATGCAGCTCATACTCCGCAAAGTTCTAAAGAAGAATACATTATGCGTTTTCATATACATGGTTTTTCTATCAGTCTCTG CTATTATTTGGCATGTCTACTTAACTGCTATTGTGGGATTGATCCCATGGTCATCTTCTTTATTCTCCAATTATATAACAACCGTGGGACAACCTATTGTTCCGATACTATAG
- the LOC106343284 gene encoding uncharacterized protein LOC106343284 isoform X1, with protein sequence MYYIDVLVIPSLVLILFRLPWMFCCMLFVMLCVGMSMLFSVCWHLIGTGAHNQRAMYFFGLSKEQVLSQRHVVSYKETFNQNPTSSTVTLFGRQVYPVKRESSNLSNGCMRIQDIDLRLPADHYACNEEKEALATSWSGKRNPRIVIDLEQLPTEEDADSISYATVKSPETKPSFLAHQSLLENGSDKASDMESGLLDLNSFPDADELVSEPRCCFLQDLNCPYIEETETSCEKSGIDDETTPLCSPKSQNVRGKDGTASPASDTSCCTTEDNLRRGSSPRALDPSCRTRLEFPVLPDNEEEELSEVIQMAAESLVHISTVSYQNQDLGSKPVSRTSSLECCSCDSYELHTLGISETNTEEDLCVSSMAMDELNNITRDGNKEMGLKLRRGRRMKHFQKEILPNLTSLSRHEIREDINILEAVLRSREYKKMQGKTKDVIKLGANQKNKRSVSQRYVGKRRRKLE encoded by the exons ATGTACTACATTGATGTTCTTGTTATACCTTCATTGGTTTTAATCTTGTTTAGGCTTCCATGGATGTTCTGTTGTATGCTCTTTGTTATGTTATGTGTTGGAATGTCAATGTTGTTCTCTGTGTGTTGGCATTTGATAGGGACGGGGGCACATAATCAAAGAGCCATGTATTTCTTCGGTTTGTCCAAAGAACAAGTGTTGTCACAGAGACATGTTGTATCATATAAAGAGACTTTTAACCAGAACCCAACCAGTAGTACGGTCACTCTCTTTGGGAGACAG GTGTATCCAGTGAAAAGAGAGAGCTCCAATCTCAGCAATGGATGTATGAGGATACAAGACATCGATCTTCGCCTTCCTGCAGATCACTACGCTTGTAATGAGGAGAAAGAAGCGTTAGCCACAAGCTGGAGTGGCAAAAGAAACCCAAGAATTGTTATTGATCTTGAACAACTTCCCACAGAAGAGGATGCGGATTCCATTAGCTATGCCACTGTGAAAAGTCCTGAAACAAAACCATCATTCTTGGCTCATCAATCTCTCTTAGAGAATGGTAGTGATAAAGCAAGTGATATGGAGTCTGGTTTACTGGATCTTAATAGTTTCCCTGATGCTGATGAGTTGGTTTCCGAGCCTCGTTGCTGTTTCTTACAAGATCTGAACTGTCCTTACATCGAAGAGACGGAAACTAGCTGCGAGAAGAGTGGTATAGATGATGAAACTACGCCGCTTTGCTCTCCTAAATCCCAAAACGTCCGTGGAAAAGACGGTACTGCATCTCCAGCTTCAGATACATCTTGCTGCACCACTGAAGACAATTTGAGAAGAGGCTCCTCTCCTCGAGCGTTGGATCCTTCTTGCCGTACCAGGCTTGAGTTTCCTGTCTTACCAGATAACGAGGAGGAAGAGTTGTCTGAAGTTATTCAAATGGCAGCTGAATCATTAGTCCACATATCAACGGTTTCATATCAAAACCAAGACTTGGGATCAAAGCCTGTGTCGAGAACCAGCAGCTTGGAATGCTGTTCCTGCGATTCGTATGAGCTACACACGTTAGGGATAAGCGAAACCAACACGGAAGAAGACTTGTGCGTGTCATCAATGGCTATGGATGAGCTCAACAACATCACAAGAGATGGAAACAAAGAGATGGGACTGAAGCTGAGAAGAGGGAGGAGGATGAAGCATTTTCAGAAGGAGATACTCCCCAACTTAACGTCGCTCTCTAGGCACGAGATACGCGAAGACATTAACATCTTGGAAGCGGTTTTGAGATCAAGAGAGTACAAGAAAATGCAGGGGAAAACGAAAGATGTCATTAAACTCGGA
- the LOC106343284 gene encoding uncharacterized protein LOC106343284 isoform X2 encodes MYFFGLSKEQVLSQRHVVSYKETFNQNPTSSTVTLFGRQVYPVKRESSNLSNGCMRIQDIDLRLPADHYACNEEKEALATSWSGKRNPRIVIDLEQLPTEEDADSISYATVKSPETKPSFLAHQSLLENGSDKASDMESGLLDLNSFPDADELVSEPRCCFLQDLNCPYIEETETSCEKSGIDDETTPLCSPKSQNVRGKDGTASPASDTSCCTTEDNLRRGSSPRALDPSCRTRLEFPVLPDNEEEELSEVIQMAAESLVHISTVSYQNQDLGSKPVSRTSSLECCSCDSYELHTLGISETNTEEDLCVSSMAMDELNNITRDGNKEMGLKLRRGRRMKHFQKEILPNLTSLSRHEIREDINILEAVLRSREYKKMQGKTKDVIKLGANQKNKRSVSQRYVGKRRRKLE; translated from the exons ATGTATTTCTTCGGTTTGTCCAAAGAACAAGTGTTGTCACAGAGACATGTTGTATCATATAAAGAGACTTTTAACCAGAACCCAACCAGTAGTACGGTCACTCTCTTTGGGAGACAG GTGTATCCAGTGAAAAGAGAGAGCTCCAATCTCAGCAATGGATGTATGAGGATACAAGACATCGATCTTCGCCTTCCTGCAGATCACTACGCTTGTAATGAGGAGAAAGAAGCGTTAGCCACAAGCTGGAGTGGCAAAAGAAACCCAAGAATTGTTATTGATCTTGAACAACTTCCCACAGAAGAGGATGCGGATTCCATTAGCTATGCCACTGTGAAAAGTCCTGAAACAAAACCATCATTCTTGGCTCATCAATCTCTCTTAGAGAATGGTAGTGATAAAGCAAGTGATATGGAGTCTGGTTTACTGGATCTTAATAGTTTCCCTGATGCTGATGAGTTGGTTTCCGAGCCTCGTTGCTGTTTCTTACAAGATCTGAACTGTCCTTACATCGAAGAGACGGAAACTAGCTGCGAGAAGAGTGGTATAGATGATGAAACTACGCCGCTTTGCTCTCCTAAATCCCAAAACGTCCGTGGAAAAGACGGTACTGCATCTCCAGCTTCAGATACATCTTGCTGCACCACTGAAGACAATTTGAGAAGAGGCTCCTCTCCTCGAGCGTTGGATCCTTCTTGCCGTACCAGGCTTGAGTTTCCTGTCTTACCAGATAACGAGGAGGAAGAGTTGTCTGAAGTTATTCAAATGGCAGCTGAATCATTAGTCCACATATCAACGGTTTCATATCAAAACCAAGACTTGGGATCAAAGCCTGTGTCGAGAACCAGCAGCTTGGAATGCTGTTCCTGCGATTCGTATGAGCTACACACGTTAGGGATAAGCGAAACCAACACGGAAGAAGACTTGTGCGTGTCATCAATGGCTATGGATGAGCTCAACAACATCACAAGAGATGGAAACAAAGAGATGGGACTGAAGCTGAGAAGAGGGAGGAGGATGAAGCATTTTCAGAAGGAGATACTCCCCAACTTAACGTCGCTCTCTAGGCACGAGATACGCGAAGACATTAACATCTTGGAAGCGGTTTTGAGATCAAGAGAGTACAAGAAAATGCAGGGGAAAACGAAAGATGTCATTAAACTCGGA